From Candidatus Polarisedimenticolaceae bacterium:
CGAAGCATCTTCGAGATCGCGTCGTGCACGGGCTCGTCGGGAAACGTCACGATCAGGTCGCGCTTGCCGGCTTCGAGCACGGTCATGGCGCCGGCCGGGTCCACGCGGAGCGCTCGCACGATGTCGCCTCGCGTGATGATGCCGCAGAGCCTCCCGTCTCCGTCGAGGAGGAGGGTCCCCTGGCGCTTGGCCACCGCCGGATCGTTCTTTCCGATCCGCTCGGAGAGCTCCGCGACCGTCGTTCCCGCGAGGACCGCCGGCACGTCCTCGTCCATGACGTCGCCCACGCGGGTCAGCTCGAAGAGGTCGACGCTGTACTCGCGGGCGATGTGCTGCCCCCGCCGCGCGAGCTTCTCCGTGAGGATCGATCGCCGCATCAGGAGCACGGTGACCGCCGTCGCCGCCGCGGCGGCGAGAAGCAACGCCGGAAGCGCGCTGACGTCGTTCGTGAGCTCGAGCAGGAACACGGTGCCGGTGAGCGGCGAGCGCATCGTGCCGCCCATCATCGCGGCCATGCCGAGGGCCGCTCCGAGTCCCGCGCCTCCCGCTGGGATGTGCCCGCCGAGCAGCGCGCCGAGCGCGCCGCCGATGATCAGAAGCGGCGCGAGCACGCCGCCCGAGGTCCCCGATCCGAGCGCGACCGACCAGACCACCGCTTTGAGGATGAGAAGCGTGACGAGCGCCGTGCCGAGGACCTGCCCCAGGAGGAGCGCGTGGATCGAGTCGTATCCGACGCCGAGCACGCGCGGGTCCATCCACCCCGCTAGGCCCACCGCGAGCGCGCCGATCGCCGGCCACCACATCCAGTGAATCGGCAGCCGCTCGAAACTGCCCTCGCATGCGTACACCATCATCGTCAGGAGGCCCGAGACCAGGCCCGCGCCGAGACCGATGCCGAGCGCCCAACCCAGATCGATCGGGCCGAGACCCGTGTGCGGAGGGATGGGGAAGATCGGACCCGACCCGAGCATCGGCACGCGGAGAAGGCCGGCGACGACCGACGCGATCGCGACCGGGATGAAGCTGCGAGGCTTCCACTCGAAGAGGAGCAGCTCGACGGCCAGCAGGACGGCCGCCACCGGAGTGGCGAAGATCGCCGACATCCCTCCCGCGGCTCCGGCCACGAGCAGCGTCTTCCGCTCGGCGGCCGTGAGGCGGAAGAGCTGCGCGAAGATCGAGCCGAACGCACCGCCGGT
This genomic window contains:
- a CDS encoding chloride channel protein, giving the protein MNRVGGEDRQSDFRVDRRLMLLSLLAVPVGALSAAIARALLWLIALITNLAFFQRLSTSPAVPQGHHLGAGVVLVPVLGGLAIGLMARYGSERIRGHGIPEALEAILLGRSVMDPKVAVLKPVSSAISIGTGGPFGAEGPIIMTGGAFGSIFAQLFRLTAAERKTLLVAGAAGGMSAIFATPVAAVLLAVELLLFEWKPRSFIPVAIASVVAGLLRVPMLGSGPIFPIPPHTGLGPIDLGWALGIGLGAGLVSGLLTMMVYACEGSFERLPIHWMWWPAIGALAVGLAGWMDPRVLGVGYDSIHALLLGQVLGTALVTLLILKAVVWSVALGSGTSGGVLAPLLIIGGALGALLGGHIPAGGAGLGAALGMAAMMGGTMRSPLTGTVFLLELTNDVSALPALLLAAAAATAVTVLLMRRSILTEKLARRGQHIAREYSVDLFELTRVGDVMDEDVPAVLAGTTVAELSERIGKNDPAVAKRQGTLLLDGDGRLCGIITRGDIVRALRVDPAGAMTVLEAGKRDLIVTFPDEPVHDAISKMLRHDVGRLPVVDRGAPERAVGYLGRAGILGARQRHHEAEEVREKGPFALG